The following coding sequences are from one Ochotona princeps isolate mOchPri1 chromosome 8, mOchPri1.hap1, whole genome shotgun sequence window:
- the LOC101535919 gene encoding NADH dehydrogenase [ubiquinone] 1 alpha subcomplex subunit 5 has protein sequence MAGLVKKTTGLEGLAVCENPQERLRILYAKILDVLQQMLKAAAYRKYTEQVTNERLSVVETESDVKKLEDKLQAGQIEEVILQAENELSLARKMMQWKPWEPLVEEPPANQWKRPI, from the coding sequence ATGGCCGGCTTGGTGAAGAAGACCACTGGCCTCGAGGGGTTGGCTGTTTGCGAGAATCCGCAGGAGAGGCTAAGGATACTGTATGCGAAGATTCTGGATGTTCTTCAACAGATGCTTAAAGCTGCAGCGTACAGAAAATACACGGAGCAGGTTACAAATGAGAGGCTGAGTGTGGTGGAGACGGAATCAGATGTTAAAAAATTAGAAGATAAACTTCAGGCTGGTCAAATAGAAGAGGTGATTCTTCAGGCTGAAAATGAACTAAGTCTGGCAAGAAAAATGATGCAGTGGAAACCATGGGAGCCGTTGGTGGAAGAACCTCCTGCCAACCAGTGGAAACGGCCGATATAA